In Pangasianodon hypophthalmus isolate fPanHyp1 chromosome 5, fPanHyp1.pri, whole genome shotgun sequence, the DNA window tatttatttcgcTACTCAGGATCTGCAGCACAGAGCCATCACTCTACTGCAGAATGAGCTGAACAAGTTCAAGAGACTAATGATTCCAGGTTATGCAGCATGCTCTGAGAGGGAAgcagaggatgaggaggatcagaGCCTTGTCAGAGAGGGTgcactgaagatcacactgcacgtcctgaagaagATGAACCATTCAGATCTTGCCAACATGCTGCAGACCAGTAAGAGCTCATAACATTATTCCATCACTTAACACTTGTCCATGATTATATTACTTATCAGATTAAGTacagtgatctttttttttttgtacagcaaGGACCTGATAAAAATGATACAATAACATGTTTTtcttgtaatttaaaaaaggtaGATACATTTGCCTGTATATATTCACTTGATATTATCTCCCAGTCTATTAGATAACTTTCTGTAATTAGATATAATAAATATGAGCCACTGTCTGGACAAATTAACTCATTGAGGTGATCATCTAATGTTAAGTTTTCAAGTATCTCTTCTTATTACTCTGTGGAAGACATAAGTTAGATGTGCTCTCTAGTTTTGCTAGAGATAAAAGTATGGATAGTGATCATACAGTAAAACATTCGTAATCATtatattctgttgtttttctagAGCTGGACTCTGTGAATTACAGAAACTTTAAATCCAGACTGATAAAGAAATGtgaaagaattaatgaaggaatctcacagcatggaaacTCAATAACTCTGAAtaagatctacacagagctttacttcacagagggttggagtggagacgtcaataataaacatgaggtgagacagattgaggcagcgtccaggagaccagcaacacaggagataCTCATCAAATGcaatgacctctttaaagacaggtccatcagaactgtgctgactaaaggagttgctggaattggaaaaacagtctctgtgcagaagttcattctggattGGGCCGAAGGAAAAGCTAATCAGGATATAACATTTGtatttccacttccctttagagagctgaatttaatgaaagagaaaaaaatcagtctaATGAAGCTTCTTCATTACTTCTTCCAAGAGACAAACAAATTGAAGTTAATAAATTGTAATGCATACAAACTCCTGttcatctttgatggtctggatgagtgtcgacttcctctaaatttccagagcaatgagagattgtgtgatgtgacagagtcagcctcagtggatgtgctgctgacaaacctcatcaaggggaatctgcttccctctgctctcgtctggataacctctcgacccggagcagccaatcagatccctcctgagtatgtaaaccaggtaacagaggtacgagggttcagtgatcctcagaaagaggagtacttcaggaagaagATCAGcgatcagagcctggccaataacatcatcacacacatgaagtcttcaagaagcctctacatgaTGTGCCatatcccagtcttctgctggatctcagccactgttctagagagaatgttgggtgaagcagagagtggagagatccccaagactctgactcaaatgttcacacacttcctgatctttcagatcaaatgcaaggaccaaaagtaccatcagaaatgtgaccctgatcctcagcagaccagagagagtatcctggcactgggaaaactggccttccaacagctggagaaaggaaacctgatcttctatgaggaagacctgagagagtgtggcattgatgtcagagaagtgtcagtgtactcaggagtgtgtacccaaatcttcagagaggagtttgggctccacctggggaaggtgttcagctttgtgcatctgagtgttcaggagtttctggcagCTTTGTATGTATTAATCACCTTcatcttaaaaaacaaaaatgtgataGGGGAGGACAGCACTAGGAATTTTTATGTCATTAAAAAACCAAGCATGTCTGACCTCCTGAAGACTGCAGTagacaaggccttacagagtgagaatggacacctggacctgttcctccgcttccttctgggtctctcactggagtccaatcagactctcttacaaggtttaatgccacagacaggtagcagctctcacagcaaacaggaaacagtcaagTACATCAAGAggaagatcagggagaatccatctccagagaaatccatcaatctgttccactgtctgaatgaactgaatgatcattctctagtgaaAGAAATCCAAACTTACCTGAACAGAAACAGTAGAAGTGCTCTCAGCGGAACCTGGCtttctcctgctcagtggtcagctctggtatTTGTATTACTGAACTCACAAGAGGAACTCAATGAGTTTGAGTTGCTAAAATATCACCCATCCGAGGAATGTCTTCTGAGATTGCTGCCAGTGGTTAAAGAATCAACCAAAGCTGTGTGAGTATTGTCATTCTATATTTTACTGCactctttttaaatgtatataaaaaaaaagctgcatgaATGCAAATTATTGTAACAATACAAATTATAGTAAGGGTTTCTAAGAAGAAACCATATATAAATACCCCACACCAATAGaattacaaatgtgtgtgtgtgtgtgtgtcaatacCTAACTTAGTGAAAGCGAGAGTCACTCGAGGCCTACTTTTCTGTCTGTAGTCACTGGCtggtatataaaaaaaagctgtcttaTGTGAAACTGGTTAGCGCCAAGTCTAGGGTTAGCATTAGGGTTAGAGATGTTCTGCACCttcaaaaaaacttttaaatagtTTATGTGCCCTTGGTGGTAAACTGTCAATTTGTCCCCTGTGCACAACGAAGGGGTTTATGCCCGTTGTTTACCACCACTGTGATACAACATTCCACTTGCTTTCATACAACTTGCCTGTAGATAAAGAATGTGCACTGAGAAGAGTGTATCTGACCCAAACATTCCAGTATGCTGGGTCACTCCCAGGAGCCATACTCATAATTTCGAAGTGGGTGGCTTGCTGTTCCAAAGTGACCTGTCCATCTGGGACTGTAGGTCTGGTCTGATGGGTAGCACGGACAGAGGGCCCATCAGTAACATGGACAACATGTGGTACCATTTGGTTGCATGTCACAGTGGTGGGAAGACATACATCCATCGATTTGGCCAGTCAGGCACCAACGCAATCCTGGCCCAATGCCTCTGTCCCGGCTCGGTCCATGAACTACTTGGGTCAGTGAACTGTTTGTCTGTTCACTCTGCTGTAGGTGTTCCTCCTTGTGGAAGTTTAGTCTCTGGGTatacaacactcacacactttgtGAACACCCTGGCTACTAACGATAATCCAGAGGGAAGGAAATATGCATTCTTCAGATTTATGGTTACAAACCACTCATGTTTGTTCACCGCTTACATCACATCTGATATGCCTACCATATGAAATGGCACTCATTTTAAGATGGCGCTTAAGTCGAATAGATCTTAAGTCATGTGTCTTCTTTAGTAACCCAGACAGTCATGGCCAAAATTGTTGCAATATTAGAATcatgttaaaagttaaaatattagaattatgCATCAACACTGATCAAATCGGACAGCACAGATTTGAATAACAACAATATGATAAGCCCAAATTAAAGGATTAGAACATTATACTCGGCGTCTTTGTGGCCACTTCCTTGAGAAAACTCGTTGTGAAGGAAATCACGCTTTTCATccaaaacaaaaggaaataaaactaCTTTATATGTGAAGGTGCACAAGGCAAAGATCAAACAATACTGTTCCAACTCAGCCATCATAGgaagcatatacagtatacagtatgttgcaTCTTTAACCTTGAACAGTAATATCTATAATAAACTAATGATCTGAAAAGCTTTTTggacatattttaaaaaatttatattcttTCCCAGGTTGAGTGTGTGCAATCTCACAGAGGAAAgttgtagagttctgtcctcagttctcagctcaaacttcTGCaatctgagagaactggatctgagTCATAacaaactgcaggattcaggagtgaagctgctctctgctggactgaagaattcacactgtacactggagacactctGGTAAGATCAtcagttttcacacacaaacactttctaCTTAAATTGacatatatttattgtatacaCACATAGTATGCACTCTGGcactgtgcatatgtgtgtatgctttGAATATAACAGAAAATATGATAGCAAAACCTGGTCATAAGGCCATAAATCGAAATAAAATCAACTACATGAGTGATGAcatgagaaaaacagacagaatttCATACTTTTCATTAATAGACATATTGGGTAAAGTAACTATACCTTTTTTACAGTGCTGTCAGTTGTGTTGTTACTATCCTCAGGCTGGAATAAAAATGGGCAGCACTAGCTTCATCACAAGTGTGTACATAATTTCCTACACAGTTATTCAGATTTAGAAAAGGTAAAAattgaagtgtgtatgtgtaagccATCACTTTTACCAGGTGAACAATTTCTGAGTGATTCAGAGATCACTGAGAGGGATCAGTTCCTTGATTTGTATCCTGTCATGACTGTAACTCtgcaaataaataagtgaaatgtATAATACAATCACAGACTATCTGTAAATGTACAGCTAGAGAATTAagaat includes these proteins:
- the LOC113524365 gene encoding NACHT, LRR and PYD domains-containing protein 3; this translates as MSHSAEEKDQSLVQVESSDPPEPSHASIKSGKSLEPPWNFRDRDSPTDLRPQIKKSNIISSDQLISIFEDLQHRAITLLQNELNKFKRLMIPGYAACSEREAEDEEDQSLVREGALKITLHVLKKMNHSDLANMLQTKLDSVNYRNFKSRLIKKCERINEGISQHGNSITLNKIYTELYFTEGWSGDVNNKHEVRQIEAASRRPATQEILIKCNDLFKDRSIRTVLTKGVAGIGKTVSVQKFILDWAEGKANQDITFVFPLPFRELNLMKEKKISLMKLLHYFFQETNKLKLINCNAYKLLFIFDGLDECRLPLNFQSNERLCDVTESASVDVLLTNLIKGNLLPSALVWITSRPGAANQIPPEYVNQVTEVRGFSDPQKEEYFRKKISDQSLANNIITHMKSSRSLYMMCHIPVFCWISATVLERMLGEAESGEIPKTLTQMFTHFLIFQIKCKDQKYHQKCDPDPQQTRESILALGKLAFQQLEKGNLIFYEEDLRECGIDVREVSVYSGVCTQIFREEFGLHLGKVFSFVHLSVQEFLAALYVLITFILKNKNVIGEDSTRNFYVIKKPSMSDLLKTAVDKALQSENGHLDLFLRFLLGLSLESNQTLLQGLMPQTGSSSHSKQETVKYIKRKIRENPSPEKSINLFHCLNELNDHSLVKEIQTYLNRNSRSALSGTWLSPAQWSALVFVLLNSQEELNEFELLKYHPSEECLLRLLPVVKESTKAVLSVCNLTEESCRVLSSVLSSNFCNLRELDLSHNKLQDSGVKLLSAGLKNSHCTLETLWLCECSLTKESCTVLSSVLSSNSSRLKELSLSGNKLCDSGMKLLSVGLKNPHCKLEILWLRACNLGEESCAALSTVLSSTSSHLRELYLRGNNLQDSGVKLLSVGLQNPHCKLEKLGLVGCNITDEGIVALVSALRSNTSSQLKELGLYGNKPEDSGLSLLKDLLWDQRAKLETLDIPT